A single genomic interval of Bacillota bacterium harbors:
- the sucD gene encoding succinate--CoA ligase subunit alpha, whose translation MAIFINEKTRVLVQGITGKQGSFHARQMQEFGTQIAAGVAPGAAGATVADVPVYPTVAAACRDHELDASVLFVPAPFARDAALEALAAGIRLVVIISEHIPVHDAMQILAYANAQGATIIGPNTFGIAAPGKAKLGIAPNQIFAPGPVGVVARSGTLTYELVANLRDAGHGASAVVGLGGDRVAGQSFVDVLAKLEEDPETEAILMVGEIGGSAEEEAAEFIKGHVRKPVLAYLAGKSAPPGKRMGHAGAIIERGRGSFAGKVKALNAAGVAVAELPSQVPDLVQTLLTR comes from the coding sequence ATGGCGATATTCATCAATGAAAAGACCCGGGTTCTGGTCCAGGGCATCACCGGCAAGCAGGGCTCTTTTCACGCCCGGCAGATGCAGGAATTTGGCACGCAAATTGCTGCCGGAGTCGCTCCCGGCGCTGCCGGTGCCACGGTGGCGGATGTGCCGGTCTATCCGACGGTCGCCGCGGCCTGTAGAGACCATGAACTCGACGCCTCGGTATTGTTCGTGCCCGCTCCCTTTGCCAGGGACGCGGCCCTAGAAGCGTTGGCAGCCGGCATCCGGCTGGTGGTAATTATCAGCGAACATATTCCCGTCCATGACGCCATGCAGATTCTCGCCTACGCCAATGCCCAGGGCGCTACGATAATCGGTCCCAATACCTTTGGCATCGCCGCCCCGGGCAAAGCAAAGCTCGGAATTGCCCCCAACCAGATTTTCGCCCCCGGACCGGTGGGTGTGGTTGCCCGCAGCGGCACCCTGACCTATGAACTGGTGGCCAACCTCCGGGACGCCGGACACGGCGCCAGCGCGGTAGTCGGTCTTGGCGGCGATCGGGTGGCAGGTCAGAGTTTTGTCGATGTCCTGGCAAAGCTGGAGGAGGATCCGGAGACAGAAGCAATCCTTATGGTGGGTGAAATTGGCGGCAGTGCCGAAGAAGAAGCCGCAGAATTTATTAAGGGCCATGTCCGCAAACCGGTGCTGGCATACCTGGCCGGCAAAAGCGCCCCTCCCGGCAAACGCATGGGCCATGCCGGCGCAATCATCGAAAGGGGTCGGGGCTCCTTTGCCGGTAAAGTTAAAGCTCTGAACGCCGCCGGAGTCGCTGTGGCGGAACTGCCAAGTCAGGTTCCGGACCTGGTGCAAACCTTGCTAACTAGATAA
- a CDS encoding TVP38/TMEM64 family protein, producing the protein MVKRLKYFLSALTLLLIILAIVFLFHPSAPSPAERLETLSTAPWAPFAYVFIYLLATGLGYPASLLTIVAGPLFGLWKGFIYVLVASNLTAVLCFGIARKLGTGFVDKFMGSSPLRRKLDTLLHERGFEAVFLLRLFPIHFALFNYVSGLSTVTFRDYTLGTILGKAPGMFLYVWFSVTMTSLDWRSAIIAGLALAGFLVLGQKVRARLLV; encoded by the coding sequence ATGGTCAAGCGTTTAAAATACTTTTTAAGTGCACTAACTCTTTTACTGATAATCTTGGCAATAGTCTTCCTTTTCCACCCCAGCGCACCCTCGCCGGCGGAACGTTTGGAAACGCTGAGCACTGCGCCCTGGGCCCCATTCGCTTATGTCTTTATCTACCTGCTGGCCACCGGCCTGGGCTACCCGGCCTCGCTGCTGACAATAGTCGCCGGTCCGCTTTTTGGCCTCTGGAAGGGGTTTATCTATGTCCTAGTTGCATCCAATCTAACGGCGGTGCTCTGTTTCGGGATTGCCCGCAAGCTGGGCACAGGATTTGTCGACAAATTTATGGGCTCCAGCCCTCTGCGCCGGAAGCTGGATACGCTTTTACATGAACGGGGGTTTGAAGCAGTATTCTTGCTGCGCCTGTTTCCAATCCACTTTGCCCTCTTCAATTACGTCTCCGGCCTGTCCACTGTGACCTTTCGCGATTACACCCTGGGCACCATACTGGGAAAAGCCCCGGGCATGTTTCTCTATGTCTGGTTCTCGGTAACCATGACCAGCCTCGATTGGCGGAGTGCGATTATCGCCGGACTGGCCTTGGCTGGCTTCCTTGTCCTTGGGCAGAAGGTGCGAGCACGTTTACTAGTATAA
- a CDS encoding ATP-binding protein codes for TDLLILDEVGYVPTSKRASELLFTVISNCYERQSIIVTSNLELGRWNEVFGDDRLTAALIDRVIHHAHILVFKGESYRYKQALKRKQEN; via the coding sequence AACTGATCTTCTAATCCTTGATGAGGTGGGATATGTTCCCACCAGTAAACGGGCATCGGAGTTGCTATTTACTGTCATCTCCAACTGTTACGAGCGGCAAAGCATCATCGTTACCTCGAACCTTGAGCTAGGCCGGTGGAACGAAGTTTTTGGGGATGACAGGCTGACAGCAGCACTGATTGACAGAGTAATTCACCACGCCCACATCCTTGTATTCAAGGGTGAAAGCTATCGCTACAAGCAAGCTCTGAAGAGAAAACAAGAGAACTAG
- a CDS encoding MATE family efflux transporter, translating to MADILKGNLRRSVIILAAPVVMRMFLQMLVGLADLAMVGRISHYAISAVGLGNQLFFLAVGVITAFTVGSTALVARMIGAGRQDKAEEYARQSLVLTFGLGTVIGLVGVLGAEHIIRFMLAASETPDPEVVRLGTIYLRIIAYSAPLSFVMMNCNSVLQGAGDMKTPLYIMAFTNVFNVLFDWLLIFGIGIFPEMGVAGAAVATSMARNIGALGGLIYLFSGRGPLKLRLKDSFLPKKDKIRDILDIGIPSAGEQLVRSSGQLVFTMLVAGLGPVALAANQIIMKAMSMSFMPGFGFGLAATTLVGQNLGAEQPERAERSGYEATKLAAIFMSGVGLLFFLASHQLAGLFTSDPAVQMAAGENMKLLAISQPALAYVMVLAGALRGAGDTKWVLYVTMIGTWGSRVVIAWFLGIYLGMGLPGIWIAMVADNFIRAIFLVGRYRSGQWKLIKPHTALKTA from the coding sequence ATGGCAGACATACTCAAAGGAAATTTACGACGAAGTGTTATAATTCTCGCGGCGCCGGTTGTAATGCGGATGTTTTTGCAGATGTTGGTGGGTCTAGCCGATTTGGCGATGGTTGGCCGCATCAGTCATTACGCAATCAGTGCCGTCGGGCTGGGCAACCAGCTGTTTTTTTTGGCTGTTGGTGTAATAACGGCCTTTACTGTTGGCAGTACCGCCTTGGTGGCGCGGATGATCGGTGCCGGCAGGCAAGACAAGGCAGAGGAATACGCCCGCCAGTCTCTAGTGCTTACCTTTGGCCTCGGGACGGTAATCGGTCTTGTTGGAGTGCTGGGCGCGGAGCATATTATTCGATTTATGTTGGCGGCTTCGGAGACACCAGATCCCGAGGTTGTGCGTCTGGGCACGATTTATCTGCGAATAATCGCCTATTCGGCGCCGCTCTCTTTTGTAATGATGAACTGCAATTCCGTCTTGCAGGGCGCCGGCGACATGAAGACGCCGTTGTATATTATGGCATTTACCAATGTATTTAACGTTCTATTTGACTGGTTGTTGATTTTCGGGATTGGGATTTTCCCGGAAATGGGAGTGGCCGGCGCTGCGGTTGCCACATCCATGGCCCGTAATATCGGAGCTTTGGGTGGATTGATTTATTTGTTCAGCGGCCGCGGTCCTCTGAAACTGCGCCTGAAGGATAGTTTTTTGCCCAAAAAGGACAAAATTCGCGACATTCTCGATATCGGGATTCCCTCGGCAGGAGAGCAATTAGTGCGCAGCAGCGGTCAGTTGGTGTTCACAATGCTTGTGGCCGGTCTCGGTCCCGTGGCCCTTGCGGCCAACCAAATCATAATGAAGGCGATGTCTATGTCTTTCATGCCCGGCTTTGGTTTCGGTTTGGCGGCGACCACCTTGGTGGGGCAAAATCTGGGCGCTGAACAGCCGGAGCGGGCTGAACGCAGCGGCTATGAAGCAACCAAGCTGGCGGCAATCTTTATGTCCGGCGTCGGTCTTTTGTTCTTCCTGGCTTCCCATCAATTGGCGGGGCTTTTTACCAGCGATCCGGCAGTTCAAATGGCAGCCGGCGAGAATATGAAGCTCTTGGCAATCTCCCAGCCTGCTTTGGCGTATGTAATGGTTCTGGCCGGGGCGCTTAGGGGTGCCGGCGACACTAAATGGGTGCTTTATGTCACGATGATTGGCACCTGGGGCAGTCGGGTGGTAATCGCATGGTTCTTGGGCATCTATCTGGGAATGGGGCTCCCCGGCATCTGGATTGCCATGGTTGCCGACAATTTTATCAGGGCGATATTCCTGGTCGGTCGTTACCGCAGCGGTCAGTGGAAACTAATCAAACCCCACACAGCCCTGAAAACAGCATAA
- a CDS encoding DNA polymerase III subunit alpha: MFRGIITIPNKCSGVTRVIPLLNVYSQFSFLQAVSTPDELVAAAAAAGYQELALTDVNSLHGLVRFVRAAGNAGLRPLPGARVDVTEGGRLLLLSARDGKLAPLITTVNRAALQGVAPQACLEDLIVVAADESLPLSMLRRSDYSGARELLGRWRDILGAERLWLGAAPADRSLWPQLRALARELTIGIAACPPVRWVQPKQALAYQVLQALNPGLPQEQALLPTGEAVKAEYRQLPEALVGTCRVAEMAGAQLDLGQIYLPRFGDDDLQQLRVLCKQGLGRKFPRKNREARERLERELAVIAEMGFAAYFLIAWDLVRFARERGIAVGPGRGSAGGSIVSYVLDITRVNPLEHNLIFERFLNPQRVSLPDIDIDFCYRRRDEVFAYAVERYGRDRTCQVATYTTFGPRGSLRDAGRALGLPRHEVDALCRQVPGRGNLPEIVASSPRLKQMAARPPWSQWFAVAAQLEGRVRHTSVHPAGLLITPLPLDELVPLQRASGGDVCSQWDKDDVEDMGLLKMDLLAVRGLTVNQDVIVGVGRKKAAKDFSYQDSATLRLLQRGETLGCFQLESEGMRGLMRRLHPRALEDVIAVLSLYRPGPWQAGMVERYIERRHGRERVEYYHPDLEPVLRDTYGVLLYQEQVMQVAQIIGGYDAGEADSLRRAIAKLQRRKLEELTREFCKRATARGYPAELAEQLLNTLVEFSGYAFNRAHSAAYGILAMATVYLKAHFPDHFLAAILASRMGYYPLQVYVNEAVRLGLPVQPPCVNRSKVETTVEAPGVIRLGLDYIKGLGAGAQRLVAARGDKPFRSLDDFARRCPPGAVEWHGLISAGALDCLEPNRRALLAALPGVEEKSAGGLLAQWTPEIHLPDLPELTFDQKVAGEYASLGLLLDQRWLEWRSAPPGGERIRAAELKKTAPGKRVTIAAAVVNRRSGYITLDDFSGQIEARYKGPVSSRWVWATGTAGTVLDQVQLTPLELSPDKSGKEAVAR; this comes from the coding sequence CTGTTCCGTGGCATAATAACCATACCAAACAAATGTTCGGGGGTGACCAGGGTGATTCCCCTGCTCAATGTCTATAGTCAGTTTAGTTTTTTACAGGCCGTATCTACGCCGGATGAACTGGTGGCGGCGGCAGCCGCGGCCGGCTACCAGGAGCTGGCGCTCACTGATGTCAATTCGCTCCACGGCCTGGTCCGCTTTGTCCGGGCCGCCGGGAATGCCGGCCTGCGGCCCCTGCCAGGGGCCCGGGTCGATGTGACAGAGGGCGGGCGTTTACTTTTACTTTCGGCACGGGACGGTAAACTCGCTCCCCTCATTACCACGGTCAATCGGGCTGCGCTCCAGGGCGTTGCTCCCCAGGCCTGCTTGGAAGACCTGATTGTTGTTGCCGCCGATGAAAGCCTGCCCCTGTCCATGCTGCGCCGCAGCGACTACTCCGGCGCCCGGGAGCTACTGGGCCGCTGGCGAGACATCTTGGGCGCGGAGCGGCTCTGGCTGGGCGCAGCCCCGGCCGACCGCTCGCTTTGGCCCCAACTTCGGGCTCTGGCCCGGGAGTTGACAATTGGCATCGCGGCCTGCCCGCCGGTGCGCTGGGTGCAGCCCAAGCAGGCCCTGGCTTACCAGGTCTTACAGGCGCTGAATCCCGGTCTCCCCCAGGAACAGGCGCTTTTGCCAACAGGCGAAGCAGTCAAGGCAGAATACAGACAACTGCCCGAGGCCCTGGTCGGCACCTGTCGGGTGGCGGAAATGGCTGGCGCCCAACTGGACCTGGGACAGATTTACCTGCCCCGCTTTGGCGACGATGACCTGCAGCAGCTTCGTGTCCTCTGCAAGCAGGGACTAGGCCGTAAATTCCCCCGCAAGAACCGGGAAGCCCGGGAGCGTCTGGAGCGGGAACTGGCTGTGATTGCGGAAATGGGGTTCGCTGCTTATTTCCTGATTGCCTGGGATTTGGTGCGCTTTGCCCGGGAGCGGGGAATTGCCGTGGGGCCGGGTCGAGGCTCTGCTGGCGGCAGCATCGTGTCGTATGTGCTGGATATCACCCGGGTCAACCCCTTAGAACATAACCTGATATTTGAGCGTTTTCTCAATCCCCAGCGGGTCAGCCTGCCGGATATCGATATCGACTTTTGCTACCGGCGCCGGGACGAGGTTTTTGCTTATGCGGTGGAGCGCTACGGCCGCGACCGCACCTGCCAAGTGGCCACATACACAACCTTTGGCCCCCGGGGCAGTCTCCGGGACGCCGGCCGCGCCCTGGGCTTGCCCCGTCATGAGGTCGATGCCCTTTGCCGCCAGGTGCCGGGTCGGGGCAATTTGCCCGAGATTGTTGCCTCTAGCCCCCGCTTGAAGCAGATGGCCGCACGTCCCCCCTGGTCCCAATGGTTTGCGGTCGCCGCCCAACTGGAAGGCCGGGTCCGGCACACCTCGGTGCACCCGGCCGGACTCTTGATTACGCCCCTGCCCCTGGATGAGTTGGTGCCACTGCAGCGGGCCAGCGGCGGTGATGTCTGTAGTCAGTGGGACAAGGATGATGTGGAGGATATGGGGCTACTGAAGATGGATTTGCTGGCGGTGCGCGGCCTGACGGTGAATCAGGACGTGATTGTCGGTGTTGGTAGGAAGAAGGCGGCAAAGGATTTTAGTTATCAGGACTCTGCCACCCTGCGGCTGTTGCAGCGGGGTGAGACTTTGGGCTGTTTTCAGCTGGAGAGCGAGGGGATGCGGGGGCTGATGCGCCGCCTGCACCCCCGGGCCCTGGAGGATGTGATTGCAGTGCTCTCCCTCTACCGGCCGGGCCCGTGGCAAGCGGGGATGGTCGAGCGCTATATCGAGCGCCGCCATGGCCGGGAAAGGGTGGAATACTACCACCCCGACCTGGAGCCGGTGCTCCGGGATACCTATGGCGTATTGCTCTACCAGGAGCAGGTGATGCAGGTTGCCCAGATCATCGGTGGTTACGATGCCGGCGAAGCCGATTCTCTGCGCCGGGCGATTGCCAAATTGCAGCGGCGCAAGCTGGAGGAGTTGACCCGGGAATTTTGCAAACGCGCTACAGCCCGGGGATATCCGGCGGAGTTGGCGGAGCAGCTGCTTAACACACTGGTGGAATTCTCCGGTTACGCCTTTAACCGCGCCCACAGCGCCGCCTATGGGATTCTCGCCATGGCCACGGTCTATCTTAAGGCGCATTTTCCCGACCATTTTCTGGCGGCAATCCTCGCCAGCCGCATGGGTTACTATCCGCTGCAGGTCTATGTAAATGAGGCTGTGCGTCTGGGGCTACCGGTGCAGCCGCCCTGTGTGAACCGGAGCAAAGTGGAGACCACGGTGGAGGCCCCAGGGGTAATCCGCCTCGGCCTGGATTACATCAAGGGGTTGGGTGCCGGCGCCCAGCGGCTGGTGGCGGCACGGGGCGATAAACCCTTCCGGAGCTTGGACGATTTTGCCCGGCGATGCCCGCCAGGCGCCGTTGAATGGCACGGTCTGATCAGTGCTGGCGCCCTGGATTGCCTGGAGCCTAACCGACGGGCGCTTTTGGCTGCCCTGCCCGGGGTGGAGGAAAAGAGCGCTGGTGGCCTCCTTGCCCAGTGGACACCGGAAATTCACCTGCCTGACCTCCCCGAACTCACCTTTGATCAGAAGGTTGCCGGCGAATATGCAAGTCTAGGTCTGCTTCTGGACCAGCGCTGGCTGGAGTGGCGCAGCGCTCCCCCAGGGGGCGAGCGAATCCGGGCCGCCGAACTAAAGAAGACAGCGCCCGGGAAACGGGTGACAATCGCTGCTGCCGTTGTCAATCGTCGCTCCGGGTATATCACTTTGGACGATTTCAGTGGCCAGATTGAAGCCCGCTACAAAGGTCCCGTGTCTAGTCGCTGGGTCTGGGCCACCGGCACCGCTGGCACTGTCCTCGACCAAGTCCAGCTCACCCCGCTGGAGTTAAGTCCCGACAAGTCCGGGAAGGAGGCGGTGGCCCGATGA
- the sucC gene encoding ADP-forming succinate--CoA ligase subunit beta, with product MKLLEHMGKNYFQDFQIPVPAGELIQSPQAAAAVAERLGPVALKAQVPAGKRGKSGGIAFADTPQQAVAAAQTLQTQTIGGHQVEKLLVEEKLTIDKEFYLALSIDNAARKPVLLASAQGGVDIEAVPETEIIRIHIDPLLGIQPFVLRELNRRLALTGALSDQMGAILTRLYRLFTERDAELAEINPLALCGDKLIAADAKVVIDDDARFRQQDLPTSENVSSREQRARELGFAYIELDGDIAVMANGAGITMATLDLLQHHGGRAANFLDTGGGASEEITARALELMLDSQPRAILLNIFGGITRCDDVARAFLRVKERLNIKVPVIIRLVGTNEQAGRELLEAHGIMACRQMDEAAAQAVAAAKEGA from the coding sequence TTGAAACTGCTTGAACACATGGGGAAAAATTACTTTCAGGATTTTCAGATTCCGGTTCCCGCTGGCGAGCTCATCCAGTCGCCGCAGGCCGCAGCAGCTGTCGCTGAACGCCTGGGCCCGGTGGCGCTGAAAGCACAAGTGCCTGCCGGCAAGCGGGGCAAATCCGGCGGCATTGCCTTCGCCGATACTCCCCAGCAGGCCGTGGCCGCGGCCCAAACCCTACAGACCCAGACAATTGGCGGACACCAGGTTGAGAAACTGTTGGTTGAGGAAAAACTGACTATAGATAAAGAGTTTTATCTGGCCCTGAGCATTGACAACGCTGCCCGCAAACCGGTGTTGCTGGCCTCGGCCCAGGGTGGAGTTGATATCGAAGCGGTGCCGGAAACTGAGATTATCCGCATACATATTGACCCCTTGCTGGGTATTCAGCCCTTTGTCCTTAGAGAGCTAAACCGGCGCCTGGCGCTTACTGGGGCGCTTAGCGATCAGATGGGCGCAATTCTTACCCGGCTCTATCGTTTGTTTACGGAACGGGATGCAGAACTGGCGGAAATCAACCCGCTGGCTCTGTGCGGGGACAAGTTAATCGCCGCCGACGCCAAGGTGGTTATTGATGATGACGCCCGCTTTCGCCAGCAGGATTTGCCCACCAGCGAAAACGTAAGCAGCCGGGAACAGCGGGCCCGGGAACTGGGCTTCGCTTATATTGAACTGGACGGCGATATCGCTGTGATGGCCAACGGCGCTGGGATCACCATGGCCACCCTGGACTTGCTGCAGCATCATGGCGGACGGGCGGCCAATTTCCTGGATACCGGCGGCGGCGCCAGCGAGGAGATCACCGCCCGCGCCCTGGAGTTGATGTTGGATTCCCAACCCCGGGCAATCCTTTTAAACATTTTCGGCGGCATCACCCGCTGCGATGATGTGGCCCGGGCCTTTCTCCGCGTCAAAGAGCGCCTGAACATCAAGGTGCCGGTCATTATCCGCTTGGTGGGAACCAATGAACAGGCTGGCCGCGAGCTTCTGGAGGCCCATGGCATTATGGCCTGCCGTCAAATGGATGAGGCGGCGGCCCAGGCAGTTGCCGCGGCAAAGGAGGGTGCCTAG
- a CDS encoding Zn-dependent exopeptidase M28, which produces MFRYVEDLAEKIGPRGSTTRAERTAAQYLKAELQIGADTVEVQPFKSVPTFSWAFGLHYLLMALAAFGLGFWPMLAAVVALVNGAGYLLESYTYEFFTRILPKNKSQNVLAKKSLRSTDAEKLPRIIIVAHYDTSRSGLNFHPNLVAGFRKSFIVLNVSMAVITILAFFAGVAALAGLELPGWYPWLALPFGLYLLVVFGMLVHRELFGVHVAGGNDNASGVAVMLHSFNELAQTLPEGAEVWALATGCEEAGTVGMLRFLEEYGEEIRDDYIINLDNLGIGNVKYIDGEGLFSPMPADRDLVLAAAAFARSNPDLTVGPHVYQALTTDATPALVRGYKTMSIMAFTEDGILPHWHWPTDKAENVSLQNLATASKLVQSIARQLWGQEYR; this is translated from the coding sequence TTGTTCAGATATGTGGAGGATTTGGCAGAAAAGATTGGTCCCCGGGGGTCTACCACCCGGGCAGAGCGCACTGCTGCTCAATATCTGAAGGCAGAGCTGCAAATAGGCGCGGACACTGTGGAGGTGCAACCGTTTAAATCGGTGCCAACGTTTTCCTGGGCCTTTGGCCTTCATTACCTGCTGATGGCTCTGGCGGCCTTTGGTCTCGGCTTCTGGCCGATGCTGGCGGCGGTGGTTGCTTTGGTCAACGGCGCTGGCTATTTGCTGGAAAGTTACACCTATGAGTTCTTCACCAGAATTTTACCCAAGAACAAAAGTCAGAACGTCTTGGCCAAAAAGTCGCTTCGATCAACTGATGCAGAAAAACTTCCGCGGATTATTATTGTCGCCCATTACGATACATCCCGCTCTGGCTTAAATTTTCATCCAAATTTGGTGGCCGGTTTTCGCAAGTCGTTTATAGTGTTGAATGTAAGTATGGCTGTAATTACAATTCTTGCATTTTTTGCCGGTGTTGCTGCCCTGGCGGGGCTGGAACTTCCTGGCTGGTACCCGTGGCTGGCGCTGCCATTCGGGCTCTACCTATTGGTTGTGTTCGGGATGCTGGTGCATCGGGAGCTGTTCGGTGTACATGTGGCAGGCGGAAACGATAACGCTTCGGGGGTGGCGGTAATGCTCCACAGCTTCAATGAACTGGCCCAAACATTGCCAGAGGGAGCGGAAGTGTGGGCCCTGGCAACAGGCTGTGAGGAGGCCGGGACCGTTGGTATGCTGCGCTTCCTTGAGGAATATGGAGAAGAAATCCGGGATGATTATATCATCAATTTGGATAACCTCGGGATTGGCAATGTCAAATATATCGACGGCGAAGGTTTATTCAGTCCAATGCCGGCGGATCGAGACCTAGTTTTGGCTGCTGCTGCCTTTGCCCGCTCCAATCCGGATTTGACCGTCGGTCCTCATGTCTACCAGGCCCTAACCACCGATGCCACGCCAGCTTTGGTGCGCGGTTATAAGACGATGAGTATCATGGCGTTTACCGAAGATGGAATTTTACCCCACTGGCATTGGCCAACAGACAAGGCCGAAAATGTAAGTCTGCAAAACCTGGCCACTGCCAGCAAACTGGTGCAGTCCATTGCCCGGCAGCTATGGGGCCAGGAATACAGATAA
- a CDS encoding FxsA family protein yields MFFKLLLLFTIVPLVELYLLIELGKVVGAPLTIVLVGITGFIGVILAKAEGLAVLGRLRYQLEGGELPGDALLDGLFILVGSAFLLTPGLITDTFGFLFLVPLTRLPLRLFLKRKLAQMMADGSMNVYIRRW; encoded by the coding sequence ATGTTTTTTAAACTGTTATTGTTATTTACCATTGTTCCGCTAGTGGAACTTTATTTGCTTATAGAATTGGGTAAAGTGGTGGGTGCGCCGCTGACGATTGTGCTGGTGGGTATAACCGGGTTTATTGGCGTTATTCTGGCCAAGGCTGAGGGGTTAGCGGTATTAGGTCGTTTGCGATATCAGCTTGAGGGAGGAGAGTTACCCGGCGATGCATTGCTGGACGGCCTCTTTATCCTGGTAGGAAGCGCGTTTTTGCTCACTCCCGGCTTAATAACTGACACATTCGGCTTTTTATTCCTTGTCCCCCTGACCAGGCTGCCACTACGATTGTTTTTAAAACGTAAGCTGGCGCAAATGATGGCTGATGGCAGCATGAATGTGTATATTCGCCGCTGGTAA
- a CDS encoding HAD-IA family hydrolase has protein sequence MFKAAIFDLDGTIIDSYDLILEAFAKTLRQTGQEYAPEDIYRLFGPPEEIIFKKLDPDNKHNLMNIYIKCYADCHQDYVQLYPGIKDLLDWLQVKNVARAIITGKGHAATQITLRELGIENCFQTIVTGSCVNAYKPEPDGMLRVLEELAVKPGEAFYLGDSPVDIQVAKATGVVPLAALWGSADPGALLELDPHRAFTSPGEMLDWLQN, from the coding sequence ATGTTTAAAGCGGCAATCTTTGATTTGGACGGAACGATTATCGACAGCTATGACCTCATCCTGGAGGCATTTGCAAAAACACTGCGTCAAACCGGCCAAGAATATGCGCCTGAAGACATATATCGGCTCTTTGGACCGCCGGAAGAAATCATCTTCAAAAAATTGGACCCTGATAACAAACACAATTTAATGAACATATACATTAAATGCTATGCCGACTGCCATCAGGATTATGTGCAACTGTATCCCGGAATCAAGGACCTCTTGGACTGGCTGCAGGTGAAAAATGTCGCCCGGGCGATAATCACCGGCAAGGGTCATGCTGCCACCCAAATTACCCTCCGAGAGCTGGGCATCGAAAATTGTTTTCAAACAATAGTCACCGGTTCCTGTGTCAACGCTTATAAGCCGGAACCGGATGGAATGCTGAGAGTGCTTGAGGAATTGGCAGTCAAACCCGGGGAGGCCTTCTACTTGGGCGACTCGCCTGTGGACATTCAAGTGGCCAAAGCAACCGGAGTCGTGCCCCTGGCTGCCCTTTGGGGAAGCGCCGACCCTGGCGCCCTATTGGAGCTTGACCCCCATCGCGCTTTCACCAGTCCTGGAGAAATGCTGGACTGGCTGCAAAACTAA
- a CDS encoding FMN-binding protein produces MSKIGSDKDYLWLGAVSCARQSLFSTVFALNYVQDFTLFFEDVVLVSTIPGDSSGDGVSHKNFRLERSILMKKLFAVSLVIVLAMALTACGGSSTYEDGTYTAQGVVGDRGYVEATVTIEGDEITNISFVEYTQFDEAKDYATYGREGTFDGNDLQEAHEALAAAMVEANSWEVDDVTGATSTSEKAKLAVEVALDKALVDADSEFVNGTFMGVSSMDDRGGMVVALVTINNDEITAVNLRETTRVDDALEFKDYETYGSEAAGFTGEDLQEAHETMAARFVEANDTDVELVSGATGTSEKAIEAVVEALNNARR; encoded by the coding sequence ATGAGTAAAATAGGTAGTGATAAAGATTACTTATGGCTGGGCGCAGTCAGCTGTGCCCGCCAATCCCTATTTTCAACAGTTTTCGCGCTCAACTACGTACAAGATTTCACTTTATTTTTTGAAGATGTTGTTCTTGTGAGCACAATCCCAGGTGATAGCTCCGGCGACGGAGTTTCACATAAAAATTTCCGGTTGGAGAGGAGTATTTTAATGAAGAAGCTTTTTGCTGTATCTTTGGTAATAGTTTTGGCCATGGCCCTAACCGCTTGCGGTGGCAGCTCCACCTATGAAGATGGCACCTACACCGCACAAGGTGTTGTTGGTGACCGTGGTTATGTAGAAGCCACTGTAACCATCGAAGGTGACGAAATCACCAACATTAGCTTTGTTGAGTACACTCAGTTTGACGAAGCTAAAGACTACGCTACCTACGGCCGTGAAGGCACCTTTGACGGCAACGACCTCCAGGAAGCCCACGAAGCCCTGGCTGCCGCCATGGTAGAAGCCAACAGCTGGGAAGTTGACGATGTGACTGGCGCCACCAGCACTTCCGAAAAAGCCAAGCTGGCTGTTGAAGTCGCTTTGGACAAAGCTTTGGTAGACGCTGATTCCGAGTTCGTAAACGGCACTTTCATGGGCGTTTCCAGCATGGACGACCGTGGTGGTATGGTTGTAGCCCTGGTTACAATTAACAACGATGAAATCACTGCTGTTAACCTCCGTGAAACCACTCGCGTTGACGATGCCCTGGAATTCAAAGACTACGAAACCTATGGTAGCGAAGCTGCTGGTTTCACTGGCGAAGACCTCCAGGAAGCCCATGAGACCATGGCTGCCCGGTTTGTAGAAGCTAACGACACCGATGTAGAACTGGTTTCCGGCGCTACTGGTACTTCCGAAAAAGCTATTGAAGCTGTAGTAGAAGCCCTGAATAACGCACGCCGGTAA